One Salvia splendens isolate huo1 chromosome 22, SspV2, whole genome shotgun sequence DNA segment encodes these proteins:
- the LOC121785693 gene encoding uncharacterized protein LOC121785693, translated as MSEARTNAPSAGGSQCTQGRSQYRRSSFRPCDRPRRSWSDREELILISALKELVATGWKSDNGFRGGYAQKIEEWLKNEFPTTDLKATPHIQSKITTWKRNYYSLSKILDRSGVGFNVHNDFKIDCSDDQWDQIVRQDPNARTMRHKAWPLWDDWKMIFGNDRATGGTAEGIGEAVANNTTDEAFTSIGESADYYPSFEDFLGSDQVQPGYTNEVVDDNSAQSGQNVAANTNAPPAPAPKKMTRKRKSCDDDSALLNLLSNLHAETNARLDKLTARIGYEIDLGQARKEIFRHLGNIPELTESQRYDLCDIIGKENSRLEIFTGLPDASKPGYVRRIIEKEGLN; from the exons ATGTCTGAGGCACGGACTAATGCACCTAGTGCCGGTGGCAGCCAATGCACCCAAG GCCGCAGTCAGTATCGCCGCTCAAGCTTCCGCCCGTGCGACCGCCCTCGCAGATCTTGGTCTGACCGTGAAGAGCTGATACTAATCTCCGCTTTGAAGGAACTTGTTGCCACAGGATGGAAGTCAGACAATGGCTTCCGAGGTGGATATGCACAAAAGATAGAGGAATGGTTGAAAAATGAGTTCCCAACTACTGATTTGAAGGCAACGCCACACATTCAATCCAAGATTACTACATGGAAAAGGAACTACTACTCGCTGTCCAAAATACTCGACCGTAGTGGGGTTGGCTTCAACGTACACAAtgatttcaaaattgattgCTCGGATGACCAATGGGATCAAATCGTGAGG CAAGATCCCAATGCCCGCACCATGCGCCACAAAGCTTGGCCTCTCTGGGATGATTGGAAGATGATATTTGGGAACGATAGGGCCACTGGAGGGACTGCTGAGGGTATTGGCGAGGCAGTGGCTAACAATACCACGGATGAGGCATTTACATCTATCGGGGAAAGTGCTGATTACTACCCAAGCTTTGAAGACTTTCTAGGGTCTGATCAAGTCCAACCCGGCTACACAAATGAAGTTGTTGATGACAACAGCGCTCAAAGTGGGCAGAACGTGGCTGCAAACACTAATGCGCCTCCTGCTCCTGCTCCAAAAAAAATGACTCGTAAACGCAAGAGCTGTGATGATGATTCTGCTTTGCTCAACCTCCTTAGCAACTTGCATGCTGAAACGAATGCACGTTTGGATAAGTTGACCGCTCGTATTGGTTATGAGATCGACTTGGGCCAAGCTAGGAAAGAGATCTTCCGTCATTTGGGAAACATCCCGGAGCTGACAGAGTCTCAGCGCTACGACCTCTGCGACATCATCGGTAAGGAGAACTCGAGGCTGGAAATCTTCACCGGCCTCCCTGACGCCTCAAAGCCGGGATATGTGAGGCGCATCATTGAGAAAGAAGGTCTTAATTAG
- the LOC121785692 gene encoding uncharacterized protein LOC121785692 isoform X2, with the protein MARIVRVPPSVNLMVEDILFLLRIQQIIILYLYLKRTRRFTRRVRNHQVRYSLIERIPPQVRHMNRLTAVSDVDCFSNLRMDRNAFGRLCILLRDRGGLRNGRFVLLEEQVAIFLGILAHHKKNRPSGFEFRRSGETISHYVHLVLKAVLKLHTILLPRPDPVTNNCVDPRWQHFKGCIGALDGTYINVLVRTLDKPRYRTRKGQIATNTLAACDRNMKFLYFLPGWEGSAGDSRVLRDAVTREGGLRVNKGTYYLCDNGYANSEGFLTPYKNVRYHLKEWGVGTQRPQNARELFNLRHTRARNIIERAFAVLKMRWGILRSATFYPIKIQIRLIMACFLLHNFVRGEMHNDPIEQHVDGDTQPLVDEEIHGDLEFVDQVEPTSEWNQMRDDLANSMWSNRANVDGN; encoded by the exons ATGGCCCGTATTGTTCGTGTACCCCCTTCCGTTAACCTGATGGTGGAAGATATACTTTTTTTGTTGCGTATTCAACAAATCATCATTCTGTACTTATACTTGAAAAGAACAAGGCGTTTTACACGTCGTGTAAGAAATCACCAAGTTAGGTATTCACTAATTGAGCGAATCCCTCCACAAGTGAGGCATATGAACAGGCTCACTGCAGTTAGTGATGTCGACTGTTTTTCGAACCTCCGTATGGATAGGAATGCATTTGGACGATTGTGTATTCTTTTAAGAGACCGTGGTGGACTACGgaatggtcgatttgtgttacTAGAGGAGCAAGTAGCAATTTTCCTAGGCATTTTAGCCCATCATAAGAAAAATAGACCTTCTGGATTTGAATTTCGTCGTTCGGGTGAAACCATTTCTCACTATGTGCATCTTGTACTTAAAGCGGTACTCAAGTTGCATACAATTTTATTGCCTCGGCCTGATCCGGTGACAAACAATTGTGTTGATCCACGATGGCAACACTTCAAG GGTTGTATTGGCGCTTTGGACGGCACTTACATAAATGTGCTCGTAAGGACCTTAGACAAGCCACGATATCGCACGCGAAAGGGCCAAATCGCGACCAATACTCTTGCTGCGTGTGACCGCAATATGAAGTTCTTATACTTTTTACCCGGGTGGGAGGGATCGGCGGGTGACTCTCGAGTGCTTAGGGATGCTGTCACTAGAGAAGGTGGATTGAGAGTAAACAAAG GAACTTATTATCTATGTGATAATGGATACGCAAACAGTGAAGGATTCCTTACTCCGTATAAAAACGTGCGCTATCATTTGAAGGAATGGGGAGTCGGGACCCAGCGTCCGCAAAATGCACGAGAATTGTTTAATCTAAGGCATACTAGAGCTCGTAACATAATTGAGAGGGCCTTTGCAGTGCTAAAGATGAGATGGGGTATCTTACGGAGTGCTACTTTCTATCCGATTAAGATCCAGATCCGGTTAATCATGGCATGCTTCCTGCTACACAATTTCGTACGGGGTGAGATGCACAATGATCCAATTGAGCAACACGTTGACGGAGATACACAACCTCTGGTCGATGAGGAGATTCATGGTGACCTAGAATTCGTAGATCAAGTAGAGCCAACTTCAGAATGGAACCAAATGCGGGATGACTTGGCTAACTCCATGTGGAGTAAT CGAGCCAATGTCGACGGTAACTGA
- the LOC121785692 gene encoding uncharacterized protein LOC121785692 isoform X1 gives MARIVRVPPSVNLMVEDILFLLRIQQIIILYLYLKRTRRFTRRVRNHQVRYSLIERIPPQVRHMNRLTAVSDVDCFSNLRMDRNAFGRLCILLRDRGGLRNGRFVLLEEQVAIFLGILAHHKKNRPSGFEFRRSGETISHYVHLVLKAVLKLHTILLPRPDPVTNNCVDPRWQHFKGCIGALDGTYINVLVRTLDKPRYRTRKGQIATNTLAACDRNMKFLYFLPGWEGSAGDSRVLRDAVTREGGLRVNKGTYYLCDNGYANSEGFLTPYKNVRYHLKEWGVGTQRPQNARELFNLRHTRARNIIERAFAVLKMRWGILRSATFYPIKIQIRLIMACFLLHNFVRGEMHNDPIEQHVDGDTQPLVDEEIHGDLEFVDQVEPTSEWNQMRDDLANSMWSNVCFYVTFPNLIWLILPRIVRLHLLYKQYLIVRLL, from the exons ATGGCCCGTATTGTTCGTGTACCCCCTTCCGTTAACCTGATGGTGGAAGATATACTTTTTTTGTTGCGTATTCAACAAATCATCATTCTGTACTTATACTTGAAAAGAACAAGGCGTTTTACACGTCGTGTAAGAAATCACCAAGTTAGGTATTCACTAATTGAGCGAATCCCTCCACAAGTGAGGCATATGAACAGGCTCACTGCAGTTAGTGATGTCGACTGTTTTTCGAACCTCCGTATGGATAGGAATGCATTTGGACGATTGTGTATTCTTTTAAGAGACCGTGGTGGACTACGgaatggtcgatttgtgttacTAGAGGAGCAAGTAGCAATTTTCCTAGGCATTTTAGCCCATCATAAGAAAAATAGACCTTCTGGATTTGAATTTCGTCGTTCGGGTGAAACCATTTCTCACTATGTGCATCTTGTACTTAAAGCGGTACTCAAGTTGCATACAATTTTATTGCCTCGGCCTGATCCGGTGACAAACAATTGTGTTGATCCACGATGGCAACACTTCAAG GGTTGTATTGGCGCTTTGGACGGCACTTACATAAATGTGCTCGTAAGGACCTTAGACAAGCCACGATATCGCACGCGAAAGGGCCAAATCGCGACCAATACTCTTGCTGCGTGTGACCGCAATATGAAGTTCTTATACTTTTTACCCGGGTGGGAGGGATCGGCGGGTGACTCTCGAGTGCTTAGGGATGCTGTCACTAGAGAAGGTGGATTGAGAGTAAACAAAG GAACTTATTATCTATGTGATAATGGATACGCAAACAGTGAAGGATTCCTTACTCCGTATAAAAACGTGCGCTATCATTTGAAGGAATGGGGAGTCGGGACCCAGCGTCCGCAAAATGCACGAGAATTGTTTAATCTAAGGCATACTAGAGCTCGTAACATAATTGAGAGGGCCTTTGCAGTGCTAAAGATGAGATGGGGTATCTTACGGAGTGCTACTTTCTATCCGATTAAGATCCAGATCCGGTTAATCATGGCATGCTTCCTGCTACACAATTTCGTACGGGGTGAGATGCACAATGATCCAATTGAGCAACACGTTGACGGAGATACACAACCTCTGGTCGATGAGGAGATTCATGGTGACCTAGAATTCGTAGATCAAGTAGAGCCAACTTCAGAATGGAACCAAATGCGGGATGACTTGGCTAACTCCATGTGGAGTAATGTGTGTTTTTATGTGACTTTTCCAAATTTAATTTGGTTAATTTTGCCTAGAATTGTCAGATTACATCTGTTATATAAGCAGTATCTTATTGTGAggttattataa